A window of the Hevea brasiliensis isolate MT/VB/25A 57/8 chromosome 6, ASM3005281v1, whole genome shotgun sequence genome harbors these coding sequences:
- the LOC110634677 gene encoding LOW QUALITY PROTEIN: LOB domain-containing protein 1 (The sequence of the model RefSeq protein was modified relative to this genomic sequence to represent the inferred CDS: inserted 1 base in 1 codon): MDHTEAANSNSNSTSPSSSSSPPPPLPPAVVLRPCAACKILRRRCAEKCVLAPYFPPTEPAKFTIAHRVFGATKIIKFLQELPESQRADAVSSMVYEASARIRDPVYGCAGAICHFQKQVNELQAQLAKAQAELVKMQCQQANLVAXLCMEMAQSPQQSSEQSVDNFISTPQS, from the exons ATGGATCATACTGAGGCAGCCAATTCTAACAGTAACTCaacttctccttcttcttcatcttccccGCCGCCTCCACTGCCACCAGCGGTGGTTCTTAGGCCTTGCGCGGCTTGTAAGATTCTCAGGCGAAGATGCGCTGAGAAATGCGTCTTGGCTCCGTATTTTCCTCCGACTGAACCGGCAAAGTTCACAATTGCTCATCGCGTGTTCGGTGCTACCAAAATCATTAAGTTCTTACAG gAACTACCAGAATCTCAAAGAGCTGATGCAGTGAGCAGCATGGTTTATGAGGCAAGTGCAAGGATCAGAGATCCTGTTTATGGCTGTGCTGGGGCGATTTGCCATTTTCAGAAACAGGTTAATGAGCTCCAAGCACAATTAGCTAAAGCGCAAGCTGAGCTTGTTAAAATGCAATGCCAGCAAGCTAATCTTGTGG TACTTTGCATGGAAATGGCACAATCTCCTCAACAATCGTCGGAACAATCAGTCGACAACTTCATTAGCACCCCACAGAGCTAA